Proteins co-encoded in one Planctomycetota bacterium genomic window:
- a CDS encoding SPFH domain-containing protein, with the protein MAVTGSRPMWFPYFKGRPTDHIIRYSGGRRRGEGPGLAFFYWQYDTQVVAVPTQSQDVNFVFNELSADHQEITLQGQVTFRLAEPRRAAELFDFSIDPVSYRPLSEDRDKVGRRIANLVQVATRDEITPRPLEQALAEAPRLAGAVTAALRGGPGLAEMGAELLTVEFLSVRPTPEVAKALEAELRESLLRRADIAVYARRAATVDEERTIREKELAGEKTLEEQRREMIALQGANALEEARNAASARAVAADAEADFQRKRLDVFRDVDPRSLLALAMRELADNAGNIGNLTITSDILASLLDGRGAERSGR; encoded by the coding sequence ATGGCCGTGACCGGCTCCCGTCCGATGTGGTTTCCGTACTTCAAGGGTCGGCCCACCGACCACATCATCCGCTACTCCGGCGGCCGCCGTCGTGGCGAGGGGCCCGGGCTGGCGTTCTTCTACTGGCAGTACGACACCCAGGTCGTCGCCGTGCCGACGCAGAGCCAGGACGTCAACTTCGTGTTCAACGAGCTGTCCGCGGACCACCAGGAGATCACGCTCCAGGGGCAGGTGACGTTCCGGCTCGCCGAACCGCGGCGCGCCGCCGAACTGTTCGACTTCAGCATCGACCCGGTCAGCTACCGCCCCCTCTCCGAAGACCGCGACAAGGTCGGCCGCCGGATCGCCAACCTCGTCCAGGTCGCGACCCGCGACGAGATCACCCCTCGCCCCCTCGAACAGGCCCTCGCCGAGGCGCCGCGGCTCGCCGGCGCGGTTACCGCGGCACTGCGTGGGGGCCCCGGCCTTGCCGAGATGGGGGCCGAGCTGCTGACGGTGGAGTTCCTCTCGGTACGGCCCACCCCCGAGGTCGCCAAGGCGCTCGAGGCGGAGCTGCGCGAGTCGCTCCTCCGCCGCGCCGACATCGCCGTCTACGCCCGGCGCGCTGCCACCGTCGACGAGGAGCGCACGATCCGCGAGAAGGAGCTCGCCGGCGAGAAGACGCTCGAGGAACAGCGCCGGGAAATGATCGCGTTGCAAGGGGCCAACGCCCTGGAGGAGGCGCGAAACGCCGCCTCCGCCCGCGCCGTCGCCGCCGATGCCGAAGCCGACTTCCAGCGGAAGCGGCTCGACGTGTTTCGCGATGTCGATCCGCGGTCGCTGCTCGCGCTGGCGATGCGTGAACTGGCCGACAACGCCGGCAACATCGGCAACCTGACGATCACCAGCGACATTCTCGCTTCGCTCCTCGACGGCCGTGGGGCCGAGCGGTCGGGTCGCTGA
- a CDS encoding redoxin domain-containing protein — MSRLGRSVVTGWIVSGLAALATAAPLGEPVADLHFTDIWYQQRSLADLGKPPATVLVFVNLTCPLVRRSWPKLVRLDEAFAPRGVRIVAVDAAAGDEIAELARVGLDHGVPFPLVKDTTGALAAAVGAEFTPQAVVLDADRRIVYRGRIDDQLRLGGERPAATREDLREALEDVLAGRPVAVAETPVDGCRITRPAPAEPDRTVTFHEHVAPLLAAHCQECHRANGGAPFPLVTYDDVAGQAAAVADAVAERRMPPWYASRHEHFSNERGLSAEERRLVAAWVGAGSPAGDPAKTPPAPSPAPAWEIGTPDLVVTALGSDSLPADGFVDYRYVILPHVFLAETWISGIEIKPSNPGTVHHCNLAYMAVGDPVDDSNFITGRVPGGTAMILDEGMGFRIPANSVLVLQIHYTTTGKPETNRMSVGLRYPRARIDRELKHLQVTTSKFEIPPGAPFHPVTAVRTLPCDAFGVGMFAHMHLRGRDMTFTALRPDADPETLLVIPNYHYAWQQNYRLTPGAKRFPKGTRVEVTAHFDNSPFNPFNPDPTVAVPYGPQTIHEMMFGFFFYVPDEPPLGLEIDPANGRVRPPRAAAAGGTGATAGAGG; from the coding sequence ATGAGCCGCCTCGGCCGGTCGGTCGTCACCGGATGGATCGTGTCGGGCCTGGCGGCGCTGGCCACGGCCGCGCCGCTGGGCGAACCCGTCGCCGACCTCCACTTCACCGACATCTGGTACCAGCAGCGCTCGCTGGCCGATCTGGGGAAGCCGCCGGCGACGGTGCTGGTGTTCGTCAATCTCACCTGCCCGTTGGTACGGCGCAGCTGGCCGAAGCTGGTCCGGCTCGACGAGGCGTTCGCGCCGCGCGGGGTGAGGATCGTCGCCGTCGACGCGGCCGCCGGCGACGAGATCGCCGAGCTGGCCCGCGTCGGGCTCGACCACGGCGTTCCCTTCCCGCTGGTGAAAGACACGACGGGCGCCCTCGCCGCCGCGGTCGGCGCCGAATTCACGCCGCAGGCGGTGGTCCTCGACGCGGATCGCCGCATCGTCTACCGCGGGCGGATCGACGACCAACTCCGCCTCGGCGGCGAGCGCCCCGCGGCGACGCGCGAGGATCTCCGCGAGGCGCTCGAAGACGTCCTCGCCGGCCGGCCGGTGGCGGTCGCCGAGACCCCCGTCGACGGCTGCCGGATCACACGCCCCGCCCCGGCCGAGCCCGACCGCACGGTCACGTTCCACGAGCATGTCGCCCCGCTCCTGGCCGCCCACTGCCAGGAGTGCCACCGCGCCAACGGCGGCGCGCCGTTTCCGCTGGTGACCTACGACGACGTCGCCGGGCAGGCGGCGGCGGTCGCCGACGCCGTCGCCGAGCGGCGCATGCCGCCGTGGTACGCCAGCCGCCACGAGCACTTCTCCAACGAGCGCGGCCTGTCCGCCGAGGAGCGCCGGCTGGTCGCCGCCTGGGTGGGCGCGGGCAGCCCGGCCGGGGACCCCGCCAAGACTCCCCCCGCCCCGTCGCCGGCGCCGGCATGGGAGATCGGCACGCCGGACCTCGTCGTCACGGCGCTGGGGTCCGACTCGCTCCCGGCCGACGGCTTTGTCGACTACCGCTACGTCATCCTTCCGCACGTGTTCCTCGCCGAGACGTGGATCTCGGGGATCGAGATCAAGCCGTCGAATCCCGGCACGGTCCACCACTGCAACCTCGCCTACATGGCAGTCGGCGATCCGGTCGACGACAGCAACTTCATCACCGGCCGCGTCCCCGGTGGCACGGCGATGATCCTCGACGAAGGGATGGGGTTCCGGATCCCGGCCAACTCGGTCCTCGTCCTCCAGATCCACTACACCACCACGGGCAAGCCGGAGACCAACCGGATGAGCGTCGGCCTCCGCTACCCACGGGCGCGGATCGACCGCGAGCTCAAGCACCTCCAGGTGACGACGTCGAAGTTCGAGATCCCACCGGGGGCCCCGTTCCATCCGGTGACCGCCGTCCGCACGCTCCCCTGCGATGCCTTCGGCGTGGGGATGTTCGCCCACATGCACCTCCGCGGGCGCGACATGACGTTCACGGCGCTGCGGCCCGACGCCGATCCCGAGACGCTGCTGGTGATCCCCAACTACCACTACGCCTGGCAGCAGAACTACCGCCTCACGCCCGGCGCCAAGCGATTCCCGAAGGGCACGCGGGTCGAGGTCACGGCCCACTTCGACAACTCGCCGTTCAATCCCTTCAACCCCGATCCCACCGTCGCGGTCCCCTACGGCCCGCAGACGATCCACGAGATGATGTTCGGGTTCTTCTTCTACGTCCCCGACGAGCCGCCCCTCGGCCTCGAGATCGATCCCGCCAACGGCCGCGTGCGGCCACCGCGGGCTGCCGCGGCCGGCGGCACCGGCGCGACGGCCGGCGCGGGCGGGTGA
- a CDS encoding terpene cyclase/mutase family protein: protein MPSRALAIACLTVVSLATPGRGADAVAIRAAIDRGVAYLKATGQDADGSFSPKAGPAVTALAVTALVRSGVAADDPAVAKAVAHLLTFRQADGGIHTPGAPVANYETAIAVMALVACNADGRHDREIATATAFLRALQWDEGEGRGPDDPAYGGAGYGRQQRPDLSNTQFFIDALRAAGAAEDDPAIQRALAFVSRTQNLPGPHNDQPHPAKNPDGGFYYTPAAGGESQAGKTPDGGLRSYGSMTYAGLKSMIYAGVDRDDPRVKAALAWLAKHYTFAENPGMADNGLFYYFHTAAKSLDAFGGKEFRDAAGADHAWRDELSTVLLARQRDDGSWTNANARWMEGDANLVTAYSLLALSYCLP from the coding sequence ATGCCCTCCCGCGCGCTTGCCATCGCCTGCCTGACGGTCGTCTCCCTCGCCACTCCGGGGCGCGGGGCCGACGCGGTCGCGATCCGTGCCGCGATCGACCGCGGTGTCGCCTACCTCAAGGCGACCGGCCAGGATGCCGACGGCAGCTTCTCACCGAAAGCCGGCCCGGCGGTGACGGCACTGGCGGTGACCGCACTGGTCCGCAGCGGCGTCGCCGCCGACGATCCCGCGGTCGCCAAGGCCGTCGCCCACCTGCTCACGTTCCGCCAGGCCGACGGCGGCATCCACACCCCCGGCGCGCCGGTGGCCAATTACGAGACGGCGATCGCCGTGATGGCGCTGGTCGCGTGCAACGCCGACGGCCGCCACGACCGGGAGATCGCCACGGCCACCGCGTTCCTCCGGGCCCTGCAGTGGGACGAGGGGGAGGGGCGCGGGCCCGACGACCCGGCCTACGGCGGTGCCGGCTACGGCCGCCAGCAGCGCCCCGACCTGTCGAACACGCAGTTCTTCATCGACGCCCTCCGCGCCGCCGGCGCCGCCGAGGACGATCCGGCGATCCAGCGGGCGCTGGCGTTCGTGTCGCGCACGCAGAACCTTCCCGGGCCGCACAACGACCAGCCCCATCCGGCCAAGAACCCCGACGGCGGCTTCTACTACACCCCGGCCGCCGGCGGCGAGAGCCAGGCGGGGAAGACGCCCGACGGCGGCCTGCGCAGCTACGGCTCGATGACCTACGCCGGGCTCAAGAGCATGATCTACGCCGGTGTCGATCGCGACGACCCGCGCGTCAAGGCGGCGCTGGCCTGGCTGGCGAAGCACTACACGTTCGCCGAGAACCCGGGGATGGCCGACAACGGACTGTTCTATTACTTCCACACCGCAGCCAAGTCGCTCGACGCGTTCGGCGGGAAGGAGTTCCGCGACGCTGCCGGGGCCGATCACGCCTGGCGCGACGAACTCTCCACGGTGCTCCTCGCCCGCCAGCGCGACGACGGCTCGTGGACCAACGCCAACGCGCGGTGGATGGAGGGCGACGCCAACCTCGTCACCGCCTATTCACTCCTCGCCCTGTCCTACTGCCTGCCCTGA
- a CDS encoding DUF1501 domain-containing protein, translated as MHPLLAENAARVTRRRLFGSSGAGLGTAALASLLARQGSAAGRPLAGLPHHPPRARRIVMLWQGGGPSHVDLYDPKPEMIRRAGEDIPASVRGTTRLSTMSSGYAKWPTVPAIKPFRRHGAAGIELSELLPGTGSLADELCLVRSMHTEAVNHAPGVTFFLTGAQVPGRPSLGAWLTYALGSDTDDLPAFVVMTSSDRGKTCGQLFFDYYWGSGFLPGRYQGVRFRNTGEPVPYLADPPGVSRQARRALLDDLAALNAAHLADYGDPEIDTRIAQYEMAYRMQESVPGLVDFADESPRVLDRYGPLVRTQGSFAFNCLVARRLLERGTRFVQLMHAGWDQHNNLHTQLAEQCLDTDGPAAALVTDLRERGLLDDTLVVWAGEFGRTPFGQGDPANPKGRDHFGRAFSWWLAGGGVRKGHVHGATDDFAWNITADPVHVHDMQATLLHLAGIDHTRLTFRYQGRQFRLTDVHGHVVSGILA; from the coding sequence ATGCATCCGCTCCTCGCCGAGAACGCCGCCCGGGTCACCCGCCGCCGGCTGTTCGGCTCGTCGGGCGCCGGGCTCGGCACCGCGGCCCTCGCCTCGCTCCTGGCGCGGCAGGGAAGCGCCGCCGGTCGCCCCCTCGCCGGCCTCCCCCACCATCCGCCGCGGGCCCGGCGGATCGTGATGCTCTGGCAGGGGGGGGGGCCGTCGCACGTCGACCTCTACGACCCGAAGCCGGAGATGATCCGCCGCGCCGGGGAGGACATCCCCGCGAGCGTCCGCGGCACGACGCGCCTCTCGACGATGAGCAGCGGCTACGCCAAGTGGCCGACCGTCCCGGCGATCAAGCCGTTTCGCCGCCACGGCGCCGCCGGCATCGAGCTCTCGGAACTGCTGCCGGGCACCGGCAGCCTCGCCGACGAGCTGTGCCTGGTGCGCAGCATGCACACCGAGGCGGTCAACCACGCTCCCGGCGTGACCTTCTTCCTCACCGGCGCCCAGGTTCCCGGGCGGCCGAGCCTCGGCGCCTGGCTGACCTACGCGCTGGGAAGCGACACCGACGACCTGCCGGCGTTCGTGGTGATGACGTCGAGCGACCGCGGCAAGACCTGCGGGCAGTTGTTCTTCGACTACTACTGGGGGAGTGGGTTTCTCCCCGGCCGCTACCAGGGGGTGCGCTTCCGCAACACCGGCGAGCCGGTGCCGTACCTCGCCGATCCGCCGGGCGTCAGCCGGCAGGCGCGCCGGGCGCTGCTCGACGACCTCGCCGCGCTCAACGCGGCTCACCTCGCCGACTACGGCGACCCCGAGATCGACACGCGGATCGCCCAGTACGAGATGGCCTACCGGATGCAGGAGAGCGTGCCGGGGCTGGTCGACTTCGCCGACGAGTCGCCGCGCGTCCTCGACCGCTACGGGCCGCTGGTCCGCACCCAGGGGTCGTTTGCCTTCAATTGCCTCGTCGCCCGACGGCTCCTCGAGCGCGGCACGCGGTTCGTGCAGCTGATGCACGCCGGCTGGGACCAGCACAACAACCTCCACACCCAGCTGGCCGAGCAGTGCCTCGACACCGACGGCCCCGCCGCGGCGCTGGTCACAGACCTCCGCGAGCGCGGCCTGCTCGACGACACGCTGGTGGTCTGGGCCGGGGAGTTCGGGCGGACGCCGTTCGGCCAAGGGGATCCGGCCAACCCCAAGGGGCGCGACCACTTCGGGCGGGCGTTCTCCTGGTGGCTGGCGGGTGGCGGCGTGCGGAAGGGGCACGTCCACGGGGCCACCGACGACTTCGCCTGGAACATCACCGCCGACCCGGTCCATGTCCACGACATGCAGGCGACGCTGCTCCACCTGGCGGGAATCGACCACACCCGCCTCACCTTCCGCTACCAGGGGCGCCAGTTCCGCCTCACCGACGTCCACGGCCATGTCGTCTCCGGGATCCTCGCCTGA
- a CDS encoding DUF1553 domain-containing protein: MRATGAGSIRRGHHRTPRCSAVPWPAALAAALAASAIAVAAEPAAPDFNRDIRPILAENCFACHGQDAAKRQADLRLDARDAAFAARAIVPGEPGASGLLERIHSTDPEVVMPTPASNRRLSAEQKEILGRWIAAGAPYAEHWAFVAPRRPAVPQPSAPPAGWPANPIDAFVLDGLGGTGLAPSPAADRPTLIRRLHADMIGLPPTPEEVAAFVADPDPSAYEHLVDRLLASPHYGERMALPWLDAARYADSNGFQQDGDTWQWLWRDWVVKALNDDLPFDRFTIEQLAGDLLDSATVDQRIASGFNRNHLLNGEGGAIAEEQRFNNLFDRVDTTATTWLGLTMACAQCHDHKYDPLTQTDYYRLLDAFNRVPESGAPQYFSARIRVAPPVVEVPSAENTAAIADYEKRIAAADEAARPIVEAAFAGWKAGVLAGGAEGRGLPEALVAKLTKPDGERSAEDKQAIESDLRRQFDDTVKRSVVGAQPAVKQADDLRGELAAYRADRIPRVMVMSDERPRQTRLLGRGDYLSPEGEALSFAPPAFLPPLPAGVPANRLGLATWLFLPEQPLTARVHVNRIWQHFFGIGLVKTAEDFGVQGEFPRHRDLLDWLAVEFRDGGWSQKRIHRLIVTSATYRQSSRVTPAHLALDPENRLLARAGRFRMPAPVLRDQALAAAGLLDRRVGGAPVYPYQPDGIWESLAITKERDFTYPLSQGADLYRRSLYTFWRRTVSPANMFDAANRQTCRVRGAVTSTPLHALTTLNDPTWVEAARALAARAWGAAGDAEGRIGRAVALVVGRPATATDLAVLSRMHRRQRELYAADPAAAAALVSVGASPRDPALDSVEHAALAAVCLAILNLDEALSRQ; the protein is encoded by the coding sequence ATGCGCGCGACCGGAGCAGGCTCGATTCGGCGTGGTCACCACCGGACGCCGCGGTGCTCCGCGGTGCCGTGGCCTGCCGCGCTGGCGGCGGCCCTGGCGGCGAGCGCCATCGCCGTCGCCGCCGAGCCTGCGGCGCCCGACTTCAACCGCGATATCCGCCCCATCCTGGCCGAGAACTGCTTCGCCTGCCATGGCCAGGACGCCGCCAAGCGGCAGGCCGACCTGCGGCTCGACGCTCGCGACGCCGCCTTCGCCGCGCGGGCGATCGTCCCCGGGGAGCCGGGGGCGAGCGGCCTCCTCGAGCGGATCCACTCGACCGACCCCGAGGTGGTGATGCCGACGCCGGCCTCGAACCGCCGGCTATCGGCCGAACAGAAGGAGATCCTCGGCCGCTGGATCGCCGCCGGCGCGCCCTACGCCGAGCACTGGGCGTTCGTGGCGCCGCGGCGCCCGGCGGTGCCGCAGCCCTCCGCCCCGCCGGCCGGCTGGCCGGCCAACCCGATCGACGCGTTCGTCCTCGACGGCCTCGGCGGCACGGGGCTCGCGCCGTCCCCCGCGGCCGACCGGCCCACGCTCATCCGCCGGCTCCACGCCGACATGATCGGCCTCCCCCCCACGCCCGAGGAAGTCGCCGCCTTCGTCGCCGATCCCGATCCGTCCGCCTACGAGCACCTCGTCGACCGGCTCCTTGCCAGCCCCCACTACGGTGAGCGGATGGCGCTGCCGTGGCTCGACGCGGCGCGCTACGCCGACAGCAACGGGTTCCAGCAGGACGGCGACACCTGGCAATGGCTGTGGCGCGACTGGGTCGTCAAGGCGCTCAACGACGACCTGCCCTTCGACCGGTTCACGATCGAGCAGCTCGCCGGCGACCTCCTCGACTCGGCGACGGTCGACCAGCGGATCGCCAGCGGCTTCAACCGCAACCATCTCCTCAACGGCGAGGGGGGCGCGATCGCCGAGGAGCAGCGCTTCAACAACCTCTTCGACCGCGTCGACACCACGGCCACGACCTGGCTGGGGTTGACGATGGCCTGCGCCCAGTGCCACGACCACAAATACGACCCGCTCACACAGACCGACTACTATCGGCTCCTCGACGCCTTCAACCGCGTGCCCGAATCTGGCGCGCCGCAGTATTTCTCGGCGCGGATCCGCGTCGCCCCCCCCGTGGTCGAGGTGCCATCGGCCGAGAACACGGCCGCGATCGCCGACTACGAGAAGCGGATCGCCGCCGCCGACGAGGCCGCCCGGCCGATCGTCGAGGCGGCCTTCGCCGGCTGGAAGGCCGGGGTCCTGGCAGGGGGCGCGGAGGGCCGCGGGCTGCCCGAGGCGCTCGTGGCCAAGCTGACCAAACCTGACGGCGAGCGCTCCGCGGAGGACAAGCAGGCGATCGAGTCCGACCTGCGCCGGCAGTTCGACGACACGGTGAAGCGCTCCGTGGTCGGCGCGCAGCCGGCCGTCAAGCAGGCCGACGATCTCCGCGGCGAGCTGGCCGCGTACCGCGCCGACCGGATCCCGCGCGTGATGGTGATGAGCGACGAGCGGCCGCGCCAGACGCGGCTCCTCGGCCGCGGCGACTATCTCTCCCCGGAAGGCGAGGCGCTGTCCTTCGCGCCACCGGCGTTCCTGCCGCCGCTGCCGGCGGGGGTGCCGGCCAATCGCCTCGGGTTGGCGACGTGGCTGTTCCTGCCCGAGCAGCCGCTCACCGCCCGGGTCCACGTCAACCGGATCTGGCAGCACTTCTTCGGGATCGGGCTGGTGAAGACCGCCGAGGACTTCGGCGTCCAGGGGGAGTTCCCGCGCCATCGGGACCTGCTCGATTGGCTCGCCGTCGAGTTCCGCGACGGCGGCTGGAGCCAGAAGCGGATCCACCGGCTGATCGTCACCAGCGCCACCTACCGGCAATCCAGCCGGGTGACGCCCGCGCACCTGGCGCTCGACCCGGAGAACCGGCTCCTGGCCCGCGCCGGCCGGTTCCGGATGCCGGCGCCGGTCCTCCGCGACCAGGCGCTGGCGGCGGCGGGGCTCCTCGACCGGCGCGTCGGCGGTGCGCCGGTGTATCCCTACCAGCCCGACGGCATCTGGGAGTCGCTGGCGATCACCAAGGAACGCGACTTCACCTACCCGCTGTCGCAGGGCGCCGACCTCTACCGCCGCAGCCTGTACACGTTTTGGCGGAGGACGGTGAGCCCGGCCAACATGTTCGACGCCGCCAACCGCCAGACCTGCCGGGTCCGCGGCGCCGTCACCTCGACGCCGCTGCACGCGCTGACGACGCTCAACGATCCCACCTGGGTCGAGGCGGCCCGGGCGCTGGCGGCCCGCGCGTGGGGTGCGGCGGGCGACGCCGAAGGGCGGATCGGCCGCGCCGTGGCGCTGGTCGTCGGCCGGCCGGCGACGGCCACCGACCTCGCGGTCCTGTCGCGGATGCACCGCCGCCAGCGCGAGCTGTATGCCGCCGACCCGGCGGCAGCGGCGGCGCTGGTGAGCGTCGGGGCGAGCCCGCGCGATCCGGCGCTCGACTCCGTCGAGCATGCGGCGCTGGCCGCCGTCTGCCTGGCGATCCTCAACCTCGACGAGGCGCTGTCGCGCCAGTGA
- a CDS encoding aminoacetone oxidase family FAD-binding enzyme, which produces MTLSEYHPPDGGGAALPGADVIVVGAGAAGLFAATWAARTQRALGRGVSVVALDGARRLGAKILVSGGGRCNVTHRQVSERDFAGSTPPAIRKVLGRFGVEETTTFFRELGVGFALEAETGKLFPATDSARTILDALLSAARIAGVRLVHPAPVTALSHGDDGFRVVSAAGVFVAPRVILCTGGKSLPKSGSDGSGFALAESLGHSLARPLVPALVPLVLPGDHWIRTLSGLALPCRFRLVSEAGKTLAESAGATLCTHTGLSGPATLDISRHWLVSRVHLPAARLLLDWLPDVDGAALETLLVGAGARGVLAALKPWLSERLVRGLCSEAAAPPTGDLPRDARKRLVAVIKGTVLPVTGDRGWNVAEATAGGVPLAEVRLDSMESRCCPGLHLAGEVLDVDGRIGGFNFQWAWASAFVAGCAAGGVGA; this is translated from the coding sequence ATGACACTTTCAGAATACCACCCGCCGGACGGGGGTGGAGCGGCATTGCCCGGGGCCGACGTGATCGTCGTCGGGGCGGGCGCGGCCGGCCTGTTCGCCGCGACCTGGGCGGCGCGGACGCAGCGTGCCCTGGGGAGGGGCGTGTCGGTGGTCGCCCTCGACGGTGCCCGGCGCCTCGGGGCGAAGATCCTCGTCTCCGGCGGCGGGCGCTGCAACGTCACCCACCGGCAGGTCAGCGAACGCGACTTCGCCGGCAGCACGCCGCCGGCGATCCGCAAGGTGCTCGGCCGGTTCGGCGTCGAAGAGACGACCACCTTCTTCCGCGAGCTGGGGGTCGGGTTCGCGCTCGAGGCCGAGACCGGCAAGCTCTTCCCCGCGACCGACTCGGCGCGGACGATCCTCGACGCGCTGCTGTCGGCGGCGCGGATCGCGGGGGTGCGGCTCGTCCACCCGGCGCCGGTCACGGCGCTGTCCCACGGCGACGACGGCTTTCGCGTCGTCTCCGCTGCCGGGGTGTTCGTCGCCCCGCGCGTGATCCTCTGCACCGGTGGAAAGTCGCTCCCCAAGAGCGGCTCCGACGGCTCGGGGTTCGCGCTTGCCGAATCCCTCGGCCACTCACTCGCCCGCCCGCTCGTGCCGGCGCTGGTCCCCTTGGTGCTCCCCGGGGACCACTGGATCCGGACCCTCTCCGGCCTCGCGCTCCCCTGCCGGTTCCGGCTGGTGTCGGAGGCCGGCAAGACGCTCGCCGAGAGCGCCGGCGCCACGCTCTGCACCCACACCGGCCTGTCGGGGCCGGCGACGCTCGACATCAGCCGTCACTGGCTCGTGTCGCGCGTCCACCTGCCCGCCGCGCGCCTCCTCCTCGACTGGCTCCCCGACGTCGACGGCGCGGCGCTCGAGACGCTGCTCGTCGGCGCCGGCGCGCGGGGGGTGCTCGCCGCACTCAAGCCCTGGTTGTCCGAGCGGCTCGTGCGCGGGCTGTGCTCCGAGGCGGCCGCGCCGCCGACGGGCGACCTGCCGCGCGACGCGCGGAAGCGACTCGTCGCCGTGATCAAAGGGACGGTCCTGCCGGTCACGGGAGACCGCGGCTGGAACGTCGCCGAGGCGACGGCCGGCGGCGTGCCGCTGGCGGAGGTGCGCCTCGACTCGATGGAGAGCCGGTGCTGCCCGGGGCTCCATCTCGCCGGCGAGGTCCTCGACGTCGACGGCCGGATCGGCGGCTTCAATTTCCAGTGGGCCTGGGCGAGCGCCTTCGTCGCCGGCTGCGCCGCGGGAGGGGTCGGCGCGTGA
- a CDS encoding glycosyltransferase family 9 protein, translating to MTRPLLSGGRDERILVVRTRYVGDTVMAIPFLRNLRTRYPEARIEVLVEKVSGAVLADCPYHDGLVSWDLPRPGHRLAPVLLTNQFRLAACLRERRYTRAYVLKRALSSILPVWLAGIPHRVGFAGGGRAAFLSRSVAIPPHRHEVELFLDLLRADGIAIDDGRNENWVSEAARETVAALESLVPAGRKRVFLSPKSTSWQREWPEARWGALVARLVRERDCDVVFCGSPAQMPFHRQIVERAGPLAARHSHDWSQRVSLAHLGALLARMDLCIGVDSGPVHVAASHGTPVVVLVGPTDPNHWCPWDAPAVVVRGALQQPRRRPKPATSALRWEPGEATMESIPVAAVWDAALGLLTAPATERPRLRAAG from the coding sequence ATGACCCGTCCCTTGCTGTCCGGCGGTCGTGACGAGCGGATCCTCGTGGTCCGGACGCGCTACGTCGGCGACACGGTGATGGCGATCCCGTTCCTGCGCAACCTGCGGACGCGCTATCCGGAGGCGCGGATCGAGGTCCTCGTCGAGAAGGTCTCCGGGGCGGTGCTCGCCGACTGCCCGTACCACGACGGGCTCGTCTCCTGGGATCTGCCCCGGCCCGGGCATCGCCTCGCGCCGGTGCTGCTGACCAACCAGTTCCGCCTCGCCGCCTGCCTCCGCGAGCGCCGTTACACCCGGGCCTACGTCCTCAAGCGCGCCCTGTCGAGCATCCTCCCGGTGTGGCTGGCGGGGATTCCCCACCGCGTCGGCTTCGCCGGCGGCGGCCGGGCGGCGTTCCTCTCGCGCTCCGTCGCCATTCCCCCGCACCGCCACGAGGTGGAGTTGTTCCTCGACCTGCTGCGGGCCGACGGGATCGCGATCGACGACGGCCGCAATGAGAACTGGGTGTCGGAGGCGGCCCGGGAGACGGTGGCGGCGCTCGAGAGCCTCGTTCCCGCCGGCCGGAAGCGCGTGTTCCTGAGCCCGAAATCGACCTCTTGGCAGCGCGAGTGGCCCGAGGCGCGCTGGGGGGCGCTGGTGGCGCGGCTGGTGCGCGAGCGCGACTGCGACGTGGTGTTCTGCGGGTCCCCCGCGCAGATGCCGTTCCACCGGCAGATCGTCGAGCGCGCGGGGCCCCTCGCCGCCCGGCATTCCCACGACTGGTCGCAGCGCGTCTCGCTCGCCCACCTCGGCGCGTTGCTTGCGCGGATGGACCTGTGCATCGGCGTCGACAGCGGGCCGGTGCACGTCGCCGCCAGCCACGGCACGCCGGTGGTGGTCCTCGTCGGCCCCACCGATCCCAACCACTGGTGCCCGTGGGACGCCCCGGCGGTCGTCGTCCGCGGCGCGCTACAACAGCCACGCCGCCGGCCCAAGCCGGCGACCAGCGCCCTCCGCTGGGAGCCGGGGGAGGCGACGATGGAGTCGATCCCCGTCGCGGCGGTGTGGGATGCGGCCCTCGGCCTCCTCACGGCGCCGGCCACCGAGCGCCCGCGCCTCCGCGCGGCGGGGTAG